DNA sequence from the Nicotiana tomentosiformis chromosome 3, ASM39032v3, whole genome shotgun sequence genome:
AGATATACTCGAGTAAACAAATACTATGTAGAAAGGCGCCTAATCACCAGCTCAAATGTATGACCATGGTTTGCACAGCATGGTGAGCAACCACCTAGATTTcagttgatattgttattgtctCAATAACATCCCCAGCAATCTCACGAGGAGATATGAAAGGTCTAGGGGGCATCAGTAGGAGTTCGACGTCTCCTTCAAGCATTTCAACAACTTTGTTCATTGCAGGACGATCAGCAGGCTTCATCTGTATGCACCACAAAGCTGcgatcatcattttctttaccatCCTCCTATCTTCCTCGTTCGTATTCTGCATCTCTATATCATTTCCTTCATTAAATTGGTCGTATACCCACCTAGGAAAGTAAATTTGGCTTAAATGATCCGCCAATGGGTTCATGTTCTTCCTTCTGCCTGCCATTTCCATCAACAACATACCATAACTATATACATCGGCTTTGTACGACACTCCTCCAATATTTTTATAGAACAACTCTGGAGCCATGTAACCCACTGTCCCTCTTGCTGCAGTTACACTCACTATACTATCATCTGTTGGGTACAATTTTGCAAGCCCAAAGTCGGATATTTTTGGGTTGAAATTTTCATCCAGAAGAATGTTGTGAGGCTTTATATCAAAATGTAAGATCTGCATGTCACAACCCCGATGTAGGTAGTCTATCCCACAGGCAACTCCTAGAGATATATCGAACATTTGTTTGTAACTCAAGGAAACAATTCCTTCTTGCGGAAATATGTACTTGTCCAAGGAACCATTAGGCATGAACTCGTATACCAAAGCACGTTTTGAGCCCTCAACACAGAATCCAATGAGCTGCACAACATTAACATGGTGAATCCTTCCAATTGTGGAAACTTCACTGATAAATTCTTGCCCACTAGTCATAGAGTTGTGCATCATCTTCACTGCCACAAAAGGACCACTGCGTAGCTTTCCTTTGAAGACAGTTCCATAGGCTCCTTCGCCAAGTTTTTCCCTGAATTTATTAGTCATCTTCTTAATCTCAGAATAGGAGTACTTAATTGGCACAAGGTTGCTCTGCGTTTGCAGGAAGTCTTCAATTGATTGATACATAGATATGTGTCGTCTTCTCCATTTATACACGATTAGTGCAATCAGGAAAATGAATCCACAAAGAAACCGGAACGACAGAAGTGAAACTGCATAATATCAGAAATAAAAAAGGATAAAGGATTTGACTAAAAGCATCAAAACTTATTTTCCCAATTCAGAGTGTAGCAAGAATGGTTTGCCTAGTTGAGTAAGATAAGAAGACTCACTTAGAACTATTCCGCCGTACAATATCGTAAGAACTGTGAGAACAGGCAAATCACAAAGGAAAAATTACGTTAGAGGAAACAAATTTGTTAAAGACTTGAAGAAAGAGCTTCCAGCTATGTGGTGCTGTGAAGGAGGATTATAATTGGAAAACATATTGAAGTTACTGCACTTCAGTATCTTAAATACGTACCACCATAGTAGTGGATGCTACCTGCAttatccaaaaaataaggaacttgAGTAAAATAGAGATGCTAAATCTTAAAATAAGTTCCTGAGAATTGAAAGTTCAGTAATTAAGAGGGAAGCTGACAAACATGAAAAAGAGTGGAGAATTGAATGCAAAAGAGATCAAGATTTTCTTATAACTTTAAACAACAGAACCCACAGGAGAGTGGATATAATGAATGAAAGAACATAGACTAAACTTGACCTGCTTTAATTGAAGACTTAATCTGTGGTAATGACACCTCAAATGTGAAACATGAAAGTACAGTTAAATTGCTCAGATTCTAGCTGCAGCAAAAAAGAGATACTTCGGTCCTCAAAATACTTATATTCCATCCGTTCCAGTTTATGCGACATTATTTCCTGATTAGTCTATCCCAAAAAAAGGACACATTTCcatatttgaaaaaaattaacTTTACACTCTCGATTTACTCTGAGTGAGAAGTTTTTATAGCCGTACAAAAGTTATGACATGTATAAAACTTTAAGTTTCAAAAGTCCTCATTCCTTTATTAAACTCCGTGACGAATCAAACTACATGACATAAATTGGAACAAAGGGAGTGAGTTCAACCGTCATTATTGCCATACAAATGTTGTGGCATATTTAATACCATAAGTTTCAAAACCTCATTTATGTATTAAACTCCTGCCGAATCGAACTATATgatataaattggaacggagggagtaagttCAACAGTCATTATTGCCACCAATCAGGACTCAGAATAAACCACATATTCAAGTCAGAAATGGAATTCTGTCAAACAAAACATGGGGAAAGGGATTCCAACAAGTTGAACATAGTGAAAGGTAAAATGAATCTTGACTTACAAGggaggggaagatccatcccagtgTCATCATAGCAGCGGTGGTTGCAACTATAGCCGTCGCCTTCAGCAAAACAGTTGCCTTTACTCGCTTCACATTCTCTACACAAGAAGGTACGCTTCCAAGAAAGCTCAAACCCATACCTCAGGGCATCCTGAATGCTCGATAGAGTAGTATTGTCACCCGAAAGCCCACGAGCAGACGCCCAGGCCACTATTTCCATGCTGCAATTCTCAGCCAAATCCGTAATCGACATGTCCTCTCCTATGGCCACATAACTATGACTTTGTGAAGAATTAAAGAAAGAAGTCTTGTTCTGTGAACCACAGAAAGTAGTCTTCACGTAGCGCGAAGAATCTACGGTGGCTAAGCAATTGACATATATAATGGGAATGTTGGGAGCAAAATAATCAAAAGGTGAGGTGCTAGGAACATTTGTGGTGAAGTAATTGGGAAAAGAAGTGCAGTTCGAGGTCTGATTCACCAAACCAGGGTCAATTGCTCTGATTAAGAATTTGTCATAGTTGATTTCCAGCACGTTATATTTCCTTGACTCCAAACTTATGACAGTACGATTATTCTGGCAATCAAGCTGGAACCTTGAATCTCCGCAATTTTGGGGATCAGCTCTTAACCGAAAAGGAAACCTTATATGAATATCACTACAAGAAGAAGTACACCGAGTTGTGATTTGGGCTTTGACTATAGTCGTGCAAATCACAAGCAGTAGAAACGTAGCAATCCACAGCCGTCTTCTTGCAAACATCATATCTGCAGATCGACTGTGCTACCTCTGTTGTGTTGTTTGTTCCTTCATCGTACTAGCAAAGTGCGCAACTACGACATAATCAAAGGTATCAACGAGGTTGCTTCCTTGAATCTATAATTAAACAAGCTAATAATGCACAGGTTTGATCTGGTCAGGAAGTCGGATCATATCAAGGTTAAAAGTCAAAAGTCAGTTGGATATATCGTGCAGTGTTATTTCTGTTTTAATTTTATTTGCAAGTGCGCGTTTCAGTGGAAGTTGACTTTGAGTGCTATGACTGGGGATTAGGCGTGAGGGTGTGGTCAGAAATGTAGCCCTTTGTTTTTAGGGATAATTCATAAGATCACCCCTGAAGTTTGGCCGAATTTCTAATTACACACCTAAAATTTTCAGGTGACGTATGATCCCCATAAACTATCCGGAAGTGAAGTGAATTTACACCTTTTTCGACTGAACTAGCGTGGATAGAGTAATCACTCTCTTAAAGAGCGTGAAAAGTAGCAAACTATAGTTTAAAATTTAATGGAGCTAATTTTCAGCTCTTTTTTCCCACTCCCCACCTTCCTACTCTTGATCAGCTTCAAAAATTATCACAGTGCCACCCTCTCCTTCATTACAGACCTTAAATCTCGCGATTTTGCTGGGGAAGTTATGATTTTGTTAGGGAAAGAGAGAGAGGTCATGGAATGGCttaaacaaaagaagaaaatgaCATTATACCTATAGGGTCAGGCTGGGAATATTTTCATCTTGAACTAATATAAGAGGTCATAGGTCTCCGCAAAGATTAGGCGCATAGTTGAAGATTCAGTCAAAGTTCAGGGTGATTGTATATATAATCCCTTATTTTTGCATTTCAGACAACACATACGTAGTGTAGGgatgtcaatggttcggttcgatacattattttatataatttgtaCCATAtcgattttttaattattttattatgtataatcaaaattaaatttttcGAAATCGTCTTAATCATCTCGATTTTACTTCGGTATATAGCACAGTACTATTTAGTTATATTCTTTCTTCCAATATGTGTGCTTTTGTAATTACATTTCTCGATGTAATGAAAATGATTCTTCCACAATGAATCAGAGAGATTGTAGAACTGGAAAAATAGAAAATATACAAGAGAAGGAACTTTATCACAAGAATAAACATAgtattatataataataaaaatattaattaaccgCAGCTCAAGTGAAAGAGGCAAGAATATGACCATTGTTTTACATAGCATGGtgagtgtgagcacctaattttttgactatatttaaattttttattattttttaatatataaatatattttaagtatAATCTACATATTTTAGCTCTTACTTAGCCTTTTATAGGTGTtacttaagaaaattatatttcactCATCTCACTAATAGATCACGTTATCCCTTTTTCCCAACTCACTCACGTCACTTTACACCAGCACTACTTtatcccttcttcccaaactcaCTTAAGTCATTTTACACTAGCACACACTCACTTAAGCCCTTTTGCCCCAACTCCCTCACATCACTTTATACTAGCACACGCTCACTTAAGCCCTTTTGCCCCAACTCCCTCACATCACTTTATACTAGCACACGCTCCACTCTCCCTCACATCTCCCTCATAAATCCTCCCCACTTCCCCGCTTCCCGACTTCCTCACATCAGTTATAgagcgcacacacacacacactgcaCAAAGGGGACGAAAAAACAGAGAGCAATAGAGAAAAATCGTAGCGCCTACCTCTTCTTCTCCTAGCCTCCCTCGACCAAAACTCCTCCAAAGCAGCCAATAAAAGCTCAAAAACGGGAACAATTTTCAGCCATTAAAAACAGCCATAAAACGTCACTAAAAATCATCCCTAAAAAACAGTTTCATCTCCACCCCAAAATACACCATAAAACACCTCAAAATTCACACTAAAGAGCAGCAAAACAAGATGTGAAAACAATTAGGAAGAGTAGCTAAAATCAGCTGCAAAACAGTCCAAAGTGCTGCTCTTTTTCCACCCAAAATCAACACCAAAACACACCTGAAACCAAGCTCTAAAAACAGTTTCATCCcacaaaaattagctcaaaaaacGCTGCCAAAACCAGTTGAAAACCCAGGTGAAACAGTCCCCCTTCTCCACCCAACAAACCAGTTTCCTCCATAACCTTTCAACCCCATAAACATCAGCTAAGAAACAGCCCTGAAACTTCTCCACTTTTCAGTCAATTTCGTGTTTCTGGTAAGGTTGTGCCGTTGGAGGTTCTCAGTTGTGGTCGCTGCTCTTGGTTTGATTGTTGTGCAACAACAATTTTAAAGTTTGGATTCAATCAATACAAGGTCTATTTTTACTTCCCTGACCAATTTTTAATATGCTGTTTGTTTCTTCGTCTTTTAGCCATGTGAATATTCTATTTTTTAAATGTGAtgattgttttttttttccttgtcTTTTGTCAACTTAATACCTTTGAATGAATAGATCTAATTATAATTAAACATATGTGGAAAATATTTGTTGCTTTAAATACAAAAGTAGTTTTGTTGAAATATATTTAGATTGGGTACTAGACTAAGAAGGATTTGGACTTAATTGAAAAGAGGTTTAAGACATGTAATTCCATTAAGTGACTTTGGTCATAAATTAATTAGACGAAGTTTTGTTTTGTTAATTTGGTTGGTGTTGAGTCTTTGAATTTGATTAATCGCatcaaaacaataaaaaaaatgtggggggggggggggggggaggatgaGCATTTGAGCCGAGTTTATATGAAATTCTTTGAGTTGCTATTTCTTTGTTGACTTAATTGATGTGGAATTTTGAATTTCTTGGCCATTTGATCCATTTagagaattaattgttattctagTTTCATTTGTTTGAGTTTGTTCCTTATCTAGTTGGTTTTCTTGTTGGATATTAAGTTAGATGAACATTTAAAGTATAGCGGGACAGTGGGGTGATTTAACAAGCTACATGGATTTGGGTTTAGGTACTATGTCATGTTAGTTAGTCCATTTTCCCCCCCTAATAAATCCATAACAATAGAATAGACTCTCTTATCCTTCTCCCAAAATAATCTTCCATAATTCATGGCCTCACAACAATCTCAAACCTTAGGAAAATAAGCAACTCATAAATAGTCATAGTTTATTTTAGGCGTGATTAATAAATTATTATGGCTATGGGTATGATTTTCGttgcatagtcatgatacgtaactccaattcaagtgcgcgtttcacgcgactagaccataatttcaaataataataaaaataatcatGTTGTAAAtcacgggtgcgtttcacgtggcgcgattcgcaatatgtacaaaaaaacAACGAGTGCGCgatatcgcgacttgttcaaataaattccataaatactaaaagcggttaaatatataattaaaagtGGTATAGAAACGTTAATGCACATAAGTCTTAAAACATGTAATTtttcagataattaggccaaatattaattgttaagcgaccatgctaaaaccacgaaactcgtGAGTGCCTCGCACCTTCTCCTGCGTTAACAGAATTACTTATccagtcttctgtgttcgcagaccataaatagagtcaatttcctcgatttgatattttaaaataaaccggtgacttgggacaccataataattatcccaagtggcgattctaattaaataaataatctcatttcgaataatgtcaatttaattggaaaaactcccccgtccttcgggaaaaaggaggtgtgacagtgaGTTAGCAACCTATACATCACTGGAAATTCTTATTGTCTCAATCACATCCCCAACAATCTCACGAGGAGCTACAAAAGGTTTAGGGGGCATCTGCAGGAGTTCAACATCTCCTTCGAGCATTTCAACAACTTTGTTCATCGCAGGACGATCAGCAGGCTTCATCTGTATGCACCACAAAGCCGcgatcatcatcttctttagaATCATCCTTTCTTTATCAGTGGTATCCGGTATCTGTACATCATTTCCTGAACTGAATTGGTCGTAAACCCAGGTAGGAAAGTAAATTTGGCTTAAGTGGTCCGCGAATGGGTTCATGTTCTTCCTTCTTCCCGCCATTTCCATCAACAACATGCCATAACTATATACATCGGCTTTGTATGAGACTCCTCCAATTTTTTTATAGAACAACTCAGGAGCCATGTAACCCATTGTCCCTCTTGCTGCA
Encoded proteins:
- the LOC104089204 gene encoding rust resistance kinase Lr10-like, with the protein product MMFARRRLWIATFLLLVICTTIVKAQITTRCTSSCSDIHIRFPFRLRADPQNCGDSRFQLDCQNNRTVISLESRKYNVLEINYDKFLIRAIDPGLVNQTSNCTSFPNYFTTNVPSTSPFDYFAPNIPIIYVNCLATVDSSRYVKTTFCGSQNKTSFFNSSQSHSYVAIGEDMSITDLAENCSMEIVAWASARGLSGDNTTLSSIQDALRYGFELSWKRTFLCRECEASKGNCFAEGDGYSCNHRCYDDTGMDLPLPCSIHYYGVLTILYGGIVLISLLSFRFLCGFIFLIALIVYKWRRRHISMYQSIEDFLQTQSNLVPIKYSYSEIKKMTNKFREKLGEGAYGTVFKGKLRSGPFVAVKMMHNSMTSGQEFISEVSTIGRIHHVNVVQLIGFCVEGSKRALVYEFMPNGSLDKYIFPQEGIVSLSYKQMFDISLGVACGIDYLHRGCDMQILHFDIKPHNILLDENFNPKISDFGLAKLYPTDDSIVSVTAARGTVGYMAPELFYKNIGGVSYKADVYSYGMLLMEMAGRRKNMNPLADHLSQIYFPRWVYDQFNEGNDIEMQNTNEEDRRMVKKMMIAALWCIQMKPADRPAMNKVVEMLEGDVELLLMPPRPFISPREIAGDVIETITISTEI